Proteins co-encoded in one Spirochaetota bacterium genomic window:
- a CDS encoding DUF2179 domain-containing protein, with protein sequence MNITSIISFDIFSYVILPLLIFIARVCDVSIGTIRIIFVSKGNKVLSPLLGFFEILIWLCAIGQIMQNLNNFGCFIAYAGGFAAGNFVGIFIEERLAVGILLIRIITKRDASQLIEYLKADGYGVTVIDAEGACGKVNVIYTIIDRHNLEDVVGIIKSFNPKAFYSVEDVKFISERISPLKNSRTPKNNKLLQLLRLRKKEK encoded by the coding sequence GTGAATATTACATCAATTATTAGTTTTGATATTTTTTCTTATGTTATCCTTCCTCTTCTTATTTTCATTGCACGCGTCTGTGACGTTTCGATTGGCACAATACGCATTATATTTGTATCTAAGGGGAATAAGGTGCTCTCTCCATTGCTAGGCTTCTTTGAAATACTAATTTGGCTTTGTGCAATTGGTCAGATTATGCAGAATTTAAATAACTTCGGCTGCTTTATCGCATATGCAGGCGGGTTTGCTGCTGGAAATTTTGTGGGAATATTCATTGAAGAGAGATTAGCCGTGGGTATATTGCTAATACGAATTATTACTAAAAGGGATGCTTCTCAACTTATAGAATATCTTAAGGCTGATGGTTACGGGGTTACAGTGATAGATGCTGAAGGAGCATGTGGCAAAGTAAACGTCATTTATACAATAATTGATCGTCATAACCTTGAAGATGTTGTTGGTATCATTAAAAGTTTTAATCCAAAAGCATTTTATTCTGTAGAGGATGTCAAATTTATAAGTGAAAGAATATCTCCATTAAAAAATTCAAGAACCCCAAAAAATAATAAATTGTTACAATTGCTTAGGCTTCGGAAAAAAGAAAAATAA
- a CDS encoding metalloregulator ArsR/SmtB family transcription factor, whose translation MEDIKKARKILKSLGEDTRLRIINLLHIRYMNVSELSQVLDATQPSISKHLTRLRLTGIVNEEREGQFTNYHLIKSDDKFQRDLINTIIKKLSDSKTAKEDIEKLKKLDS comes from the coding sequence ATGGAGGACATAAAAAAAGCAAGGAAAATATTGAAATCACTCGGCGAGGACACGAGACTTCGAATAATAAATCTTCTGCATATACGTTACATGAATGTTTCTGAATTAAGCCAGGTTCTCGATGCCACACAACCCAGCATCTCAAAGCACCTAACACGATTAAGGCTTACAGGCATCGTGAACGAGGAGCGTGAAGGACAGTTTACTAATTATCATTTAATAAAGTCAGATGATAAATTTCAGAGAGACCTAATAAATACTATAATAAAAAAATTATCAGATTCAAAAACGGCAAAAGAGGATATAGAAAAGCTCAAAAAGCTCGATTCTTAA